The DNA window AAAAAAACAAAGTAATAAGCAGGTCGGTAACAAATCTAAAATTTGAGCGATTTCCACTAATAATCATGATTTCTTTAGACCTCGATCTGGACTTGACCATACAGCATAACCTCCTTTGTAACGAGATTTAATAGCTCTTGGTAAAGCAACAACAACTACGAGTGTGTTTACCATCCAGTAAATAGCTGGATACCATGCGGCCCAAAAATAATACTTCATCACACCGTTATGTCTAGAATCAATTACAAGAGAGATGAACAGTTGAATCATGCTAATAAATACAAGGAAAAAAGAAGTTAATGTCAACCAAAGTAATAGATCTTGAAAGGCATTAGCTGAAAAAATAAGAACCAGTGTAATAAATAGCCAACTGAAAGCCCAGATTGTACTAACACATTGCTCCAAGAAAATAAGCCACAGCCGTCTTTGTTTCCAGCTGAATAAGATGCGCCAATGACGTAAAACGACTTCCTGTCCCCCTTGCGCCCAACGAATTCGCTGTTTCCAAATACCGGACAGTGTTTCCGGGACAAGCATCCAACAAATTGCACGAGGTTCATAGCGAACATCCCAAAATCGTTTTTGCAATTTCCAACTAACCGCAATGTCTTCTGTAATCATATCGCGGTCCCATAACCCAACGTCTACTAATGCTTTTTTACGAAATGTCACAACGACTCCCGATACCGTCATTACTTTGCCTAACAGTCTTTGTGTTCGCTTGATCGCGCCAATAATTGAAGCATATTCAACCAATTGCATGCGGCTCAAAAGCGTGTTTCGATTCCGAATAGATGGGCTTCCCGTAACAGCGCCCACTCGTTCTCCACTTACAAAAAACTGATGAATCATATAGTAAGGGGCTGTATCTGCTAAAAGGGCATCTGCATCAACGCAGACTAAATACTCAGCTTTAGCAGCAAATAAGCCAACTTGTAAAGCATTTGCTTTTCCTCGGTTCTGTTCTAATTGAATTACTCTTACTTCATTGTGTTTTTTTGATAATTCCTCTAAAAGAGAAGCGGTTTGATCGGTTGATCCGTCATTTATTAGAATAATTTCCTTTTTGGGATAGGACAATCCAGATAGATTTTCTATGGTCTCCTTTATCGTATCTTCTTCGTTATAACAAGGAACAAGAATACTGATCATCGGCCAATCAAATCCATCTATATCGAT is part of the Planococcus kocurii genome and encodes:
- the pgaC gene encoding poly-beta-1,6-N-acetyl-D-glucosamine synthase, with the translated sequence MDFFSGPYGLVTSFVFWYPFLMALFWMAGSILFLRTKENKQNDIDIDGFDWPMISILVPCYNEEDTIKETIENLSGLSYPKKEIILINDGSTDQTASLLEELSKKHNEVRVIQLEQNRGKANALQVGLFAAKAEYLVCVDADALLADTAPYYMIHQFFVSGERVGAVTGSPSIRNRNTLLSRMQLVEYASIIGAIKRTQRLLGKVMTVSGVVVTFRKKALVDVGLWDRDMITEDIAVSWKLQKRFWDVRYEPRAICWMLVPETLSGIWKQRIRWAQGGQEVVLRHWRILFSWKQRRLWLIFLEQCVSTIWAFSWLFITLVLIFSANAFQDLLLWLTLTSFFLVFISMIQLFISLVIDSRHNGVMKYYFWAAWYPAIYWMVNTLVVVVALPRAIKSRYKGGYAVWSSPDRGLKKS